In Esox lucius isolate fEsoLuc1 chromosome 3, fEsoLuc1.pri, whole genome shotgun sequence, the sequence tgtgtgtgtgatctatgtttgtgtgtgtgtgtgtgatccatgtctctgtgtgtgtggtagtgtgtgtgtgtgtgtgtgtgtgatctatgtctgtgtgtgcccGCAGAACAGATGTCACCACAAAGATAATTAAACCTGACAAATCAGTCCTGgaaggtttaggggttaggttaatggttaggttaggggttaggttaatggttaggttaagggttaggtttaggggttaggttaatggttaggttaagggttaggtttaggggttaggttaatggttaggttaagggttaggtttaggggttaggttaatggttaggttaagggttaggtttaggggttaggtgtGGGGTAAAATTGTACACAGTTTTAGAATTGGGTTACTTTCAGGTTTGTGTATTACCATTTACCAGGCAATATGGATGGTTTAGGTATTGGTGTTAGTTaaggtaaggttagggttaacatTTCAGGTTGGGGTTcttgtttagggttaggggttatggCAAGCagttatgggttaggtttaggaggtTATGGGGTTAAGggaagcgtgtgtgtgtgtgtgtgtgtgtgtgttaaggataattctataaaatgttaactgtgggcttatttaatatttatggATGTCATATTAAACAGCTTACTACAAATTCCAGGAACTCTAGTcatgaaatataatttaatgtcATTTATTTGTAAGCAGTATATTCAGTAAATACACATGCTGCGTCTCCATAGACCTCAATAGATTTAGTATATACCTATGCTCCATCTACATAGACCTGAATAGAGTTAGTATATACCTATGCTCCGTCTCCGTAGACTTGAATAGAGTTAGTATATACCTATTCTCCGTCTCCGTAGACTTGAATAGAGTTAGTATATACCTATGCTCCGTCTCCATAGACTTGAATAGAGTTAGTATATACCTATGCTCCGTCTCCGTAGACCTTAATAGAGTTAATATATACCAATGCTCAGTCTACATAAACCTCAATAGAGTTAGTATATACCTACGCTCCTTCTACGTAGACCTTAATAGAGTTAATATATACCAATGCTCAGTCTACATAAACCTCAATAGACCTTGAATGAGATAGTAAATACTTACGCTCCGTCTCCGTAGACCTTAAGGGAGTTGATGCAGTTCTTGGTCAGACCGCGGGCCTGTAGGAAAGGCACGTCATCACACACCTCAACACACTGACCGACGAAGTCAGCTccctcaaacagctcaatcctgTAGTGCTCGCCGTGCTATGACAAGAGAAAGACAAGACAGCTGAGTATTATTAGCAATGTCAATAATTAATAAtacttaataaaaaataatcataaTTATTAGAATTAGTTAATCAAATGAACACAAGGCAGCTGTTACACTTGACAGATTTATTGTACACTTAATTGTTATCTCCAGGTGTAAAGATTTGCTGTCAGCAAACTGTATAAGATATGACAGAGGCTTGGGGTTGTAATCTGCTAGTCGGTCTCCTTTGCTTTCCAGGCAGATGTGAGCCCTTTGACCAGTATTGCCGCGACCAGAACGTTCTGTGCATTTATCTTTTCACATTGCATTTTTCAGCACATCTAAATGTATTACCTATTGTGAGCTGAGCTGACCCCATAACATGTTTCATGCTCTAAGCTGagctgaggggaaaaaaatcagTACAATAACACAGAAGCCTTTTGCAAGAATGCCTCAAATTCATAATATACAACCATTCTTAGACTACGTTGGTTTAATCTAGATAAACAAGACGTGTAGCCAGATTTGCAAAGGAGATACATGATTTTATTGTGTAAGCAGGTGAAAATCTTAATTCTCACACACTACCTTCCTGAGATTATGGGGTACACCTTCCTGACAGACTCTCCCCATGTCTAATGAGGTCTAAAGACCATGTCCCCCTCAGTGTGGACTGGAGTGAAATCTGGTCCTGCGCTATGTAtcaacagaatcagaaaaaaaaatattcagcaaCTAAAAAAAATCTCCCTCTGGTACTTCAAGAATTATTttatcaccagcaacagcacttgttcAGTAGGGAGCTTCATGTCAGTTACCAGGTACATTTCAGTCAGTGAGCTGAAGCTCCTTCCAGAACAGGAGGCCCAAGCGAAAGCTTACTCATGTTTTGAGGCCGACCTCATACCTTTGGTCCAGCGAGAGTTTGTCTATACATAGTGTGAATAGCAAatagtatttatatattatgtgaatgtttaaaatgatttaGTCATCAGGacaattgttgaagtctaaacACACTCTGGGACATTGTGGTCTTGACTGGAATAAAGAAGCTGCTGCCCTGTATAACCACTCATGGTTTGGAGTGGACCTTGAGAGCTGTCACCTTATCAACAAGGAAAATATCTCAGGCTCCAAAAGCGATGTTCGAGTCACAAGCTTTTTCTGTTCAAATCACCTGAAAACTTCTCATTGTCTGAGACAAATGAACAACAACATGGCATCCTGTACTACCAAAACCACCTAACACTGTAACACTTTGTTAACACGGTATTGGTAACTATGGCATCAGTTACCGTCACCACTGGTGTGTCAGTCAACCCTCACCATCCTGATTGGTCTGCAGGAGCCCATGTGATCGTTGTGTGCGTTCCATCGCTGGAACTCTGGGTACTCTCCGTGTTCCAGAATGTACTGCTGGCCCTTGAAGTCAGGATGGTCAAAGCAGACGAAGGCACCGCTCTCCACGCGGATGGAGTTGACCCGATTCATGAAACCGCGATCCTGGAAGTTATCACAGTCGCCGCAAATCTCCAGTTTCCTGCCTGTGAAGCATTTCCCCTCATAGAAACAGATCTGGGGAGAAGACACAATACAGTTAGACATGAGGCAGGAGGTACATATGAACTGGATAACACAGCCATAAAGGTTGGTTTCCTTCTTGGGTTCAGGTTTGTATGAAATCAATACAAAGGACTCAATGAAAAGAGTCTTAATCCGAGCATGTTTCGATGCTTAACATTGGGTGTGTATGATGTTGCTCTCATCCATAATCCACAGAACTGAACTGAAACTGGAAACGCTACCTTCAGAACAGGATTTTATTTTAGGGAATTCCCCTACTTTCCCAAGATCCTGTTTAAGAATTTTGAACAGGGATCTTCCTGGAGTATTGTAACACTATCGACGACCATTATTCTACACCATTCCGACTGTCGTGCTGACCGCACCCATGCTGGTCCAGCTCAGACACCTCCCATATTCACATCGTCATTTACAGTCCAACAGGTGGAACCTGTGGAACCTCTAGAGCCAGCCGACAATTATTACTGTAACAGAACGTCCAGCTCCTCAGTGTGAGAAGGCCAGTGCGCTGTCCTCCGATGGGTGTGACTCTATCCTGGAGAATTATGGGGAACCAAGATGACTGTTCCAAGTCCAAAGTTGCTTTGAGATGTGAGCATTTATAGCCGGCTGTAGGTTCTGCTCAATAGCTCTAAACCGCCTGATATGAGGCTGAATGTTCCTCAACCCAAAGCAACTTTCAGGTACCGTGGCTAGCTACTCACCTTGCCGGAGTACTGTGACATTTTGTCCACCAATTGTTGTCCAGGTTACAGTCCCACAGTGTGAGGGTGGAAACATTTGGAGCGCCTGATATATATGGCCGGTAGGCAGAGGCAAGGCCGGCGAA encodes:
- the LOC105030780 gene encoding gamma-crystallin N-A, which encodes MSQYSGKICFYEGKCFTGRKLEICGDCDNFQDRGFMNRVNSIRVESGAFVCFDHPDFKGQQYILEHGEYPEFQRWNAHNDHMGSCRPIRMHGEHYRIELFEGADFVGQCVEVCDDVPFLQARGLTKNCINSLKVYGDGAWVLYEEPNFRGRMYIVERGDYCTFMEWQSQNANIQSIRRVVNYF